A genome region from Deltaproteobacteria bacterium includes the following:
- a CDS encoding adenylate/guanylate cyclase domain-containing response regulator: protein MIILAVDDEEGVRRSLRRALEKEDWQVLMAENGDQALDIVRSDRRDIEAVISDFKMPGMNGLETLVEIGRINPEITRIMLTGYATMDSAIESVNAGIDGFLTKPFDNTELRAKIREYILKKRLKQFVSEQVYSEMQQTGGNLLPGRRKVTILFADIRGFSFMAERLSPEELTDLMNKSFYTPLDDVICTGNGMLDKHIGDSVMGVFGAPLSYDNDAERAVISAIRARETLAAINGCYEDETRHISVGIGIATGEVQAGFFGSSRKKEYTVMGIPVILAARLESLAEKGQILVCEETYRQIRHFVSARKIELTLLKGVERRIAVYEVLGTINVTGPKEVTRTC from the coding sequence ATGATCATTCTCGCGGTCGATGATGAAGAAGGGGTGCGGCGGTCACTCAGGAGAGCTCTGGAAAAAGAGGACTGGCAGGTATTGATGGCGGAAAACGGTGATCAGGCCTTGGACATTGTACGGAGCGATAGGCGTGACATCGAGGCTGTCATCTCCGATTTCAAAATGCCCGGAATGAATGGTTTGGAAACCCTGGTGGAAATAGGGCGAATCAATCCGGAGATTACGAGGATCATGCTGACAGGTTACGCCACCATGGACAGCGCCATTGAATCGGTTAATGCCGGGATCGACGGTTTCCTGACAAAGCCGTTTGACAATACGGAGCTTCGGGCAAAAATAAGAGAATACATTCTGAAAAAACGTCTGAAGCAATTCGTTTCCGAGCAGGTCTACAGCGAAATGCAACAGACGGGGGGAAATCTGCTGCCGGGAAGGCGCAAGGTGACGATCCTCTTTGCGGACATACGCGGTTTTTCCTTCATGGCGGAAAGGCTTTCCCCGGAGGAGTTAACTGATTTGATGAACAAATCCTTTTACACGCCGCTGGACGATGTGATCTGTACAGGGAACGGCATGCTGGACAAGCATATTGGCGACAGCGTTATGGGGGTTTTTGGCGCCCCGCTTTCTTACGACAACGACGCCGAGCGGGCCGTGATTTCCGCCATCCGTGCCCGTGAAACCCTAGCCGCAATAAATGGTTGTTACGAGGATGAAACGCGACATATCTCCGTTGGAATAGGCATTGCCACGGGAGAAGTGCAGGCGGGCTTCTTCGGTTCTTCGAGGAAAAAGGAATACACGGTTATGGGGATCCCGGTAATCCTCGCTGCACGCCTGGAAAGTCTGGCGGAAAAAGGCCAGATCCTGGTTTGTGAGGAAACCTATCGTCAAATCCGGCATTTTGTGTCCGCCAGGAAGATAGAATTGACTTTGTTAAAGGGTGTGGAACGCCGAATAGCTGTTTATGAGGTTCTCGGTACCATAAATGTGACAGGCCCGAAAGAAGTAACACGAACTTGCTGA
- a CDS encoding LysM peptidoglycan-binding domain-containing protein: MKRRWAFIWMGLLVLLLVVGIQTQAFSAQIHQVKKGDTLIKIAKKYGVSVESIKKANHLQTTNLQIKQRLVIPSSKAKSGEEEKLVASTAGKNKTPEYYTVRKGDTLYGIAKKTGVSVTSLKAMNQLKGTSLRIGRRLVIARPVTGEQRTPRQNLRAATDSASQDIESLEEDLSFITEQEWEEIEREQGESGEFLGKWRSLKERQLLVKVALGFIGAPYRSGGDTVRGLDSSAFVQKIYEIFDVALPRTALEQARVGKRVDREDLQEGDLVFFHDNHTAGYVGIYIGGNKFVHASPSGNREVQIGHLNAPNVGKYFIRAVRIKDLDDV, encoded by the coding sequence ATGAAGCGTCGATGGGCTTTCATATGGATGGGCCTTTTGGTCCTGCTGCTCGTTGTTGGAATTCAGACGCAAGCCTTTTCCGCCCAGATCCACCAGGTGAAAAAGGGCGATACGTTAATCAAGATAGCAAAAAAATACGGCGTATCTGTTGAATCCATAAAAAAAGCCAATCATCTCCAGACGACCAATCTGCAAATCAAGCAGAGGCTCGTCATTCCCAGTTCCAAAGCGAAGAGCGGGGAAGAAGAAAAATTGGTCGCTTCTACGGCCGGAAAGAACAAGACTCCCGAATATTATACGGTCAGAAAGGGAGACACCCTCTACGGCATCGCAAAAAAAACAGGCGTATCCGTTACCAGTCTGAAAGCGATGAATCAGCTTAAGGGAACGTCGCTAAGAATAGGACGCCGATTGGTTATTGCCCGGCCGGTGACAGGAGAACAGAGGACGCCGAGGCAGAACTTGCGTGCAGCAACGGATTCGGCTTCTCAGGATATCGAGAGCCTGGAAGAAGATCTGTCATTTATAACGGAACAGGAATGGGAGGAAATCGAGCGTGAACAGGGTGAAAGTGGAGAATTCCTCGGCAAATGGAGAAGCCTGAAGGAGAGACAGCTTCTGGTTAAAGTGGCCTTGGGTTTCATCGGTGCGCCATATCGAAGCGGTGGAGACACCGTTCGGGGACTGGATTCATCCGCATTCGTTCAGAAAATTTATGAAATCTTCGATGTTGCGCTGCCAAGAACGGCGTTGGAACAGGCGCGGGTGGGAAAACGGGTGGACAGGGAGGACCTGCAGGAAGGGGACCTGGTTTTTTTCCACGATAATCACACGGCGGGTTATGTCGGAATCTACATCGGTGGCAACAAGTTCGTTCATGCATCACCGAGTGGAAACCGGGAGGTTCAAATCGGACACCTGAATGCGCCGAATGTGGGAAAATATTTTATCAGGGCAGTTCGAATCAAGGACCTTGACGACGTTTGA
- a CDS encoding PAS domain S-box protein — translation MARQKGSKKRLTGDEVSESLPGRIEQILKTSNLVTVFFDHTRDLVMIGDKNLLLLYGNSSLWETTGYTATELLNGNLDKFLLPESVQFIAQVVSEQGWPVGASLSETFPRRPFEVRISTSQGEILVLEMRLFMLYDEKGHTAGFLGAARTIERQNNLEDPLYHIERRYQDLFESSNDAIMILDKEGFFDCNPKALEIFACPGKEKFTSLHPADLSPLMQPNKEKSLDLANRMIDLTMKKGTCSFSWVHQKFSGELFPAEVNMSRFSMAGRDVVQAVVRDVSDQVRAEEEALKSERRFAEIINFLPDPTFAVDLDGRIIAWNRAMENLTGIRTQDIMGKGDYEHAIPFYGKRKPLLIDLLLENDPETLKVYRKIHWAEGSLYYENDEAMKVGNKNRYLWSKASLIYDHNNQVIGAIQTIRDITDHKQTDLAVLESEKKFRTLFESSNDAIMMLDKQSFFDCNGKTLELYGFSSKEEFIKYHPGDLSPAFQPDGASSFDKANRMIDISMKEGFHSFTWMHKKTDGSLFPAEVLLSRFKLRGYPVVQAVVRDITERVQSELDLKRSKEELEVKSAYLEEANTALKVLLRRREEDKSDLEDDVLANVRSLVLPYVEKLKQSLTQPAQQAYLQVLESNLNSIISPFLRNITLAHFNLTGREIQIANLVKEGKTNKEISEMLNLSVRSVEFHRNNIRKKMKLNHRKTNLRVFLMSLS, via the coding sequence ATGGCGAGGCAAAAGGGATCTAAGAAAAGATTGACAGGAGACGAGGTGTCGGAAAGCCTGCCGGGCCGTATCGAACAAATCTTGAAAACATCGAACCTGGTCACGGTCTTTTTTGATCACACCCGAGATCTCGTCATGATCGGTGACAAAAACCTTCTCTTGCTTTACGGCAATTCCTCCTTGTGGGAGACCACAGGGTACACGGCAACGGAACTGCTGAATGGGAATCTGGATAAATTTCTTCTTCCCGAATCCGTCCAGTTTATTGCCCAGGTGGTTTCGGAACAGGGCTGGCCTGTGGGCGCATCCCTGTCGGAAACCTTTCCACGTAGACCGTTCGAGGTGCGCATATCGACATCTCAGGGTGAAATCCTGGTATTGGAAATGCGTTTGTTCATGCTTTACGATGAAAAGGGGCACACGGCGGGTTTTTTGGGCGCGGCCAGAACGATTGAAAGGCAAAACAACTTGGAGGACCCCCTGTACCATATCGAGCGCAGATATCAGGATCTTTTTGAGTCTTCCAACGATGCCATCATGATCCTCGACAAGGAAGGGTTCTTTGACTGTAACCCGAAAGCTTTGGAAATATTTGCCTGCCCCGGCAAGGAAAAATTCACGAGCCTTCATCCCGCCGATTTATCACCGCTGATGCAGCCAAATAAGGAGAAGTCCCTTGATCTGGCGAACCGGATGATTGATCTGACCATGAAAAAAGGAACCTGCTCGTTCAGCTGGGTCCATCAAAAATTTTCAGGAGAACTGTTCCCGGCGGAAGTCAACATGAGCCGATTTTCCATGGCCGGACGGGATGTGGTGCAAGCCGTGGTTCGTGATGTGTCCGATCAGGTTCGGGCCGAAGAAGAGGCGCTGAAATCGGAGCGGCGTTTTGCTGAAATCATCAACTTTCTTCCCGATCCAACCTTCGCCGTGGATCTGGATGGACGTATCATTGCCTGGAATCGGGCGATGGAAAATCTGACGGGAATCCGGACCCAGGACATCATGGGAAAAGGCGATTATGAGCATGCCATTCCCTTCTACGGCAAAAGAAAACCTCTGTTAATCGATCTGCTTCTGGAGAACGATCCGGAAACGCTTAAGGTCTATCGAAAAATTCATTGGGCTGAAGGATCGCTTTACTACGAAAACGATGAAGCTATGAAAGTCGGAAACAAAAATCGGTACTTGTGGTCCAAGGCCAGCCTGATCTATGACCATAACAATCAGGTCATTGGGGCCATTCAAACGATCCGCGATATTACGGATCACAAGCAGACCGACCTGGCGGTTTTGGAGTCGGAGAAGAAGTTCCGGACCCTTTTCGAATCCTCCAATGACGCGATCATGATGCTGGATAAGCAATCCTTTTTTGATTGTAACGGGAAAACCTTGGAACTTTACGGGTTCAGTTCCAAGGAAGAATTTATCAAATATCACCCCGGTGACCTTTCTCCCGCCTTTCAGCCTGACGGTGCATCCTCCTTTGATAAAGCGAACCGTATGATCGATATTTCAATGAAAGAAGGTTTCCATTCATTTACCTGGATGCATAAAAAAACGGATGGAAGCCTCTTCCCTGCAGAAGTTCTGTTGAGCCGTTTTAAACTTCGGGGCTATCCAGTGGTGCAGGCCGTGGTCCGCGATATTACTGAACGCGTTCAAAGTGAACTGGATTTGAAACGGAGCAAGGAGGAACTGGAAGTGAAGTCTGCTTATCTTGAAGAGGCGAACACCGCATTGAAGGTCTTGCTCCGCCGGCGCGAAGAGGATAAATCGGACTTGGAAGACGATGTCCTTGCAAACGTACGGAGCCTGGTGTTGCCCTACGTTGAAAAATTGAAACAGAGTTTGACCCAACCGGCACAACAGGCGTATCTCCAAGTCCTGGAATCAAACCTGAACAGTATTATCTCTCCCTTTCTGCGGAACATCACCCTTGCACATTTCAACCTGACTGGACGGGAAATCCAGATAGCCAATCTTGTCAAGGAAGGGAAAACAAACAAGGAAATATCGGAAATGCTGAATCTGTCGGTTCGCTCAGTGGAGTTTCACCGGAATAATATCCGGAAAAAGATGAAACTGAACCACCGGAAGACGAATCTCCGAGTGTTTCTCATGTCCCTGTCGTAA
- a CDS encoding peptidylprolyl isomerase, protein MAKAKLGDMICVNYTGKFEDGSIFMSTLMGDPIKFVLGEQRLISGFEKAIIGMEVGEWKSVKIVKEDAYGSYIESYTMEEERSQMPEGFEPIVGEQFQIRERGGSMRHAKIISFTDTHITFDMNHPLAGKDLTFDINLVEIIDK, encoded by the coding sequence ATGGCAAAAGCAAAATTGGGGGACATGATCTGCGTCAACTACACGGGAAAATTCGAAGACGGCTCCATCTTCATGTCAACCCTCATGGGCGACCCTATCAAGTTCGTTCTGGGCGAGCAAAGGCTTATCTCCGGTTTTGAAAAAGCGATCATCGGCATGGAGGTCGGCGAGTGGAAGAGCGTCAAGATCGTGAAAGAGGACGCCTACGGCTCTTATATCGAAAGCTATACCATGGAGGAAGAGCGCTCCCAGATGCCCGAAGGTTTTGAACCGATAGTGGGGGAACAGTTCCAGATCCGCGAAAGGGGTGGCTCGATGCGTCATGCAAAGATTATTTCGTTCACGGACACCCATATTACTTTCGATATGAATCACCCTCTGGCAGGAAAGGATTTAACCTTTGACATCAATCTTGTAGAAATTATCGACAAATAA
- a CDS encoding radical SAM protein, with translation MSLIVNEIFHSLQGESSHAGRPCVFVRLTGCNLRCSYCDTRYAYDEGEAMDVEEVIGRVSAFPCRLVEVTGGEPLLQRKTPGLIKMMLDRGFEVLLETNGTRDIGSIDSRCVRIVDIKCPSSGEAEKNDFGNFSHLTSRDEIKFVMMDRRDYDYAVGILARYRDVCTAAKPPLFSPILGMLEPSVLAEWILNDGLPVRMQLQLQKIIWGQEVRGV, from the coding sequence TTGTCTCTCATTGTCAATGAAATCTTCCACAGTCTTCAGGGAGAATCATCCCATGCGGGACGGCCTTGCGTTTTCGTCCGCCTGACAGGATGCAACCTACGCTGTTCTTACTGCGATACGCGCTATGCCTATGATGAAGGGGAGGCGATGGATGTGGAGGAGGTCATCGGGCGTGTTTCCGCCTTTCCCTGCCGACTTGTGGAGGTGACGGGAGGAGAACCGCTCCTGCAGAGGAAAACCCCGGGTTTGATCAAAATGATGCTCGATAGAGGCTTCGAAGTACTCTTGGAAACAAACGGTACCAGGGATATCGGCTCCATTGACTCCCGTTGTGTCCGTATTGTCGATATCAAGTGTCCTTCCAGCGGCGAAGCGGAGAAAAATGACTTCGGGAATTTTTCTCACCTGACTTCGCGGGACGAGATCAAGTTTGTCATGATGGATCGTAGAGATTACGATTATGCGGTGGGTATTCTAGCCCGATACAGGGATGTTTGCACGGCGGCCAAACCCCCTCTGTTCTCGCCGATCTTGGGAATGCTGGAACCGTCAGTACTCGCAGAATGGATTCTCAATGACGGTCTGCCCGTGCGTATGCAGTTGCAACTCCAAAAAATTATATGGGGTCAGGAAGTCAGGGGGGTCTAG
- a CDS encoding arginine decarboxylase, pyruvoyl-dependent — MERTGHIYVPKKMFFTKGVGNHKEELHSFELALRDAGIEKFNLVQVSSIMPPGCKVVSRTAGLREIEPGSIVYCVMSRCCSNEPRRLLAASIGCAVPADKKTYGYISEHHSYGQTERQAGDYAEDLAAAMLASTLGIDFNIEESWDEKKEIFKISGKIVGTRNITQSSIVKHNGYTTVLAAAVFVF; from the coding sequence ATGGAAAGAACAGGCCATATCTATGTGCCCAAGAAAATGTTTTTTACCAAAGGCGTTGGTAATCACAAAGAGGAGTTGCACTCTTTTGAGCTGGCTCTGCGTGACGCGGGAATAGAAAAATTTAATCTGGTTCAGGTGTCCAGCATTATGCCTCCCGGGTGCAAGGTTGTTTCAAGGACAGCCGGACTCAGGGAGATCGAACCCGGGTCTATTGTCTATTGTGTTATGAGCCGCTGCTGCAGCAATGAGCCCCGCCGTCTTTTGGCCGCCTCAATTGGTTGTGCCGTTCCGGCGGACAAGAAAACCTATGGCTATATCAGCGAGCATCATTCCTACGGTCAGACGGAACGCCAGGCGGGCGATTATGCGGAAGACCTTGCCGCGGCCATGCTCGCCTCCACCCTGGGTATTGACTTCAATATTGAAGAAAGCTGGGATGAGAAAAAAGAAATTTTCAAAATCAGCGGCAAAATCGTCGGAACACGTAACATCACGCAGTCCAGCATCGTCAAACATAACGGATACACAACGGTTTTAGCTGCCGCCGTCTTTGTTTTTTAG
- a CDS encoding recombination-associated protein RdgC, producing MGILKGPLTFTRYEIAENLPDRFLDFARERLVRHAFSGLETSERTKIVGWTGLEDILDTRFDDSRHVKGDFLLFSLRVDRKTVPASLLKVEAMTAERRYLAETGRDRLYREQKQDIRDRLHLSILQQSLPIPSFYDVCWSLSGQWLVFTSLAELANLDFLEIFKETFGFIPVPYLPWERSGRHLTSNDAEAHNSAIDVKTAGREFLTWLWFKSEERNGAINLPVRGDEIEVVFLRRLVLESGNGTDVETVTCHGINTDLKEGKEALRQGKKIREGRIRLRIDADTWEFTFKADTYGFQSLKLPEVVEATDEKDTDSRCLERIYLMERAVSAMDNLFALFLTIRQSERWTNEEHPRMNKWLQAY from the coding sequence ATGGGCATTCTCAAGGGCCCCCTCACTTTTACTCGCTATGAAATCGCGGAGAATCTGCCGGACCGTTTCCTCGATTTTGCACGGGAACGTCTGGTTCGCCACGCATTTTCGGGCCTGGAAACTTCAGAACGAACGAAAATTGTGGGCTGGACGGGTCTGGAGGATATTCTGGACACACGGTTCGATGATAGCCGCCATGTAAAGGGTGATTTTCTTCTGTTTTCGCTTCGGGTGGACCGGAAAACGGTTCCAGCTTCGCTGTTGAAGGTGGAGGCTATGACCGCCGAGAGAAGGTATCTTGCCGAAACAGGCAGGGATCGGCTCTATCGGGAACAGAAGCAGGATATTCGGGATCGTCTTCACCTCTCGATCCTCCAGCAGAGTCTCCCCATCCCCTCTTTTTATGATGTCTGCTGGTCTCTGTCAGGGCAGTGGCTTGTTTTCACGTCGTTGGCAGAACTTGCCAACCTGGATTTTCTGGAAATCTTCAAGGAAACATTCGGGTTCATCCCTGTGCCGTATCTTCCCTGGGAACGATCAGGCCGGCATTTAACGTCCAACGATGCAGAGGCACACAATTCCGCCATTGACGTCAAAACGGCAGGCCGTGAATTTCTAACCTGGCTCTGGTTCAAATCAGAGGAAAGAAATGGGGCCATCAACCTCCCCGTTCGGGGTGATGAAATCGAGGTCGTTTTTCTCCGTCGTCTGGTTCTCGAATCGGGAAACGGCACCGATGTCGAAACGGTTACCTGCCATGGAATCAATACCGATTTGAAGGAGGGGAAAGAGGCCCTGCGGCAGGGCAAGAAAATACGTGAAGGACGCATTCGGCTGCGCATTGACGCGGATACCTGGGAATTCACTTTCAAGGCTGATACATACGGTTTTCAGTCTTTGAAACTACCGGAGGTAGTCGAGGCAACCGATGAAAAAGACACCGACAGCAGGTGCCTCGAGCGGATTTATCTCATGGAACGGGCTGTTTCGGCCATGGACAATCTTTTTGCCCTTTTCCTGACGATTCGTCAATCCGAACGCTGGACAAACGAGGAACATCCCCGTATGAACAAGTGGCTGCAGGCCTACTAA
- a CDS encoding metallophosphoesterase produces the protein MSLFLFAFFTVYGSMHLYFFLKFRHACSSLPTWFLFLPACFLALMFLSPILIHVIETYRQDGFTRFFARTTYLWMGFIFLFFCLSLTGDLCYAVSRLTGVFSGGTPLIPFPTAKTLFLGCSAMAVLICLYGFYEAYSIKIERLLVKSVKIPPDIERFRIVQISDLHLGITSSPKQITRIVDAVEQTNPDLLVCTGDMMDGQPDSFAAQLESFHRLNPPWGKYAITGNHEFYVGLERAISWLKWAGFRVLRGQTVNINRFLTLAGVDDHEAFHLWPSSAKRTSNPVVKATPSRFILLLKHRPVVDPESISMADLQLSGHTHKGQIFPFGLLTRLFFPYHSGHYTLTNGFQLYVSRGTGTWGPPIRVLAPPEITVIDLVPANPRHFQGDD, from the coding sequence ATGAGTCTTTTCCTGTTCGCCTTCTTTACAGTTTACGGAAGCATGCACCTGTACTTCTTTCTGAAGTTTCGTCATGCCTGTTCCTCGCTCCCCACCTGGTTTCTGTTTCTTCCCGCCTGCTTCCTGGCCCTGATGTTTCTGTCACCCATTTTGATTCATGTCATTGAAACATACCGTCAAGATGGGTTCACCCGATTTTTTGCCCGGACGACTTACCTGTGGATGGGTTTTATTTTTTTGTTTTTCTGCCTGTCCCTGACCGGTGACCTTTGTTACGCTGTCTCCCGCCTGACCGGGGTTTTTTCTGGGGGTACGCCGCTCATACCGTTCCCCACCGCAAAAACGCTTTTCCTCGGCTGTTCGGCAATGGCCGTTTTAATATGCCTGTACGGCTTTTACGAGGCCTATTCCATCAAAATCGAACGTCTTCTCGTCAAATCCGTAAAAATCCCTCCCGATATAGAACGCTTCCGCATCGTACAGATTTCGGATCTCCATTTGGGTATCACCAGCAGTCCTAAACAAATCACCCGGATTGTTGACGCCGTTGAACAGACGAATCCCGACTTACTGGTATGCACGGGAGACATGATGGACGGCCAACCGGATTCTTTCGCCGCCCAGTTGGAATCTTTTCACCGGCTCAATCCGCCCTGGGGTAAATACGCTATTACGGGAAATCACGAATTCTACGTTGGATTAGAGCGGGCGATCTCCTGGCTCAAATGGGCCGGGTTCAGGGTGCTGCGCGGGCAGACCGTTAATATAAACCGGTTCCTGACCCTGGCGGGCGTAGACGACCATGAGGCCTTTCATCTGTGGCCCTCATCAGCCAAACGGACAAGCAACCCCGTAGTGAAGGCAACGCCTTCTCGCTTCATCCTCTTGCTCAAGCACCGGCCCGTGGTCGATCCAGAAAGCATCAGTATGGCGGATTTGCAACTCTCGGGACATACCCACAAGGGACAGATTTTCCCCTTCGGACTCCTTACGCGACTGTTCTTCCCTTACCATAGTGGTCACTACACTCTGACAAACGGTTTTCAACTCTATGTCAGCCGCGGCACCGGGACATGGGGCCCTCCGATACGGGTTCTTGCTCCGCCGGAGATCACCGTCATCGATCTGGTTCCTGCCAACCCGCGCCATTTTCAAGGAGACGACTGA
- a CDS encoding D-alanyl-D-alanine carboxypeptidase, with amino-acid sequence MAYLCIPLIAPLQMMWNGTGVCKVYGMNMRKYLLCIVLVFVFLAGSPAHGNKTGDTIHAKSYCVLNAATGTIIKAKNIDEPIQPASLAKVLSLYVIFEAIQNKKIHLDDQVKISKKAWQTGGSQMFLEPDTEVELETLMKGMAIVSANDAATALAEYVDGDVPTFVARMNRTASLLGMKNSRFANPHGLPAKGGITTARDMAILADIYIRRFPWALDLHSQRSYSYHEITQPNRNRLLGKYPEVDGLKTGFTRVSGYHTIVTACKGEQRYIIVLMGAKTPEKRNREAAALLKEVLRTGHTSGKKHASPQIGMSL; translated from the coding sequence ATGGCCTATTTGTGCATTCCGCTTATCGCCCCGTTACAGATGATGTGGAATGGAACGGGAGTCTGCAAAGTTTACGGAATGAATATGCGTAAATACCTTTTGTGCATCGTCCTCGTTTTTGTTTTCCTTGCCGGGTCTCCGGCACATGGCAATAAAACTGGCGACACGATCCATGCCAAATCCTATTGTGTGTTGAATGCGGCAACGGGCACCATCATCAAGGCCAAAAATATCGATGAGCCGATCCAACCGGCATCTCTCGCCAAGGTTCTCTCGCTCTACGTGATCTTCGAGGCAATACAGAACAAGAAAATCCATCTGGACGACCAAGTGAAAATCAGCAAAAAGGCGTGGCAGACAGGCGGGTCGCAGATGTTTCTGGAACCGGACACCGAAGTAGAACTGGAAACCCTGATGAAGGGCATGGCAATCGTTTCCGCCAACGATGCGGCCACCGCCCTGGCGGAGTATGTCGACGGTGATGTACCCACTTTTGTCGCGCGGATGAATCGGACCGCCAGTCTTCTGGGCATGAAGAACAGCCGTTTTGCCAATCCCCACGGGCTGCCTGCCAAAGGTGGAATCACGACCGCCCGCGACATGGCGATCCTCGCAGATATTTATATCCGCCGATTCCCGTGGGCGCTAGACCTGCATTCACAGCGGTCATATTCCTATCACGAAATCACACAACCCAACCGTAACAGGCTTCTAGGAAAATACCCCGAAGTGGATGGATTAAAAACCGGTTTCACCAGGGTGTCGGGTTACCACACAATCGTCACGGCCTGTAAAGGGGAACAGCGTTATATCATTGTCCTGATGGGGGCGAAAACCCCGGAGAAAAGAAATCGGGAGGCCGCGGCCCTGCTGAAAGAAGTTCTGCGCACCGGGCATACTTCCGGTAAGAAGCACGCCTCCCCGCAAATCGGCATGTCCTTGTAG
- a CDS encoding 6-carboxytetrahydropterin synthase yields MAGIYEIHVKTHFSAAHTLTGYPGDCARLHGHNWNVELFVRCKGLDDIGIGIDFRTVKEKINRILEGLDHRNLNDLSIFRGTNPTSEIVARYLYGALQRDLNDGRVWISKVKVSETDDAGAFYWEE; encoded by the coding sequence ATGGCGGGTATTTATGAAATCCACGTCAAAACGCATTTTTCGGCGGCCCACACCTTGACCGGTTATCCCGGCGATTGCGCCCGTCTTCACGGTCATAACTGGAATGTTGAATTGTTTGTACGCTGTAAGGGTTTGGATGACATCGGTATTGGGATCGATTTTCGGACGGTTAAGGAAAAGATCAACCGGATTCTGGAAGGATTGGACCATAGAAACCTCAATGATTTGAGTATATTTCGTGGCACAAACCCCACATCGGAAATTGTTGCCCGTTATCTTTACGGTGCCTTGCAGCGAGATTTGAATGACGGCCGGGTTTGGATTTCCAAAGTGAAGGTTTCAGAAACGGATGACGCTGGGGCTTTTTACTGGGAGGAATAG
- a CDS encoding UDP-2,3-diacylglucosamine diphosphatase: MRAIFLSDTHLRKDTEENYRFLLKLFRDLTEEIQRAAASGGQSLDALYLMGDFFDFWFCKEDRYYPGFDRIIQSLKEIKKLGVQIHIFEGNHDFFLEDFFANRLGFFVYRDDASIDLDGRRFYLAHGDLVDQSNRGYLLLRKFLRSRFVYTLQKILPSRLLWRIAMITSETSKTMWAESGKRLNDKMCRFALDVCAGGYDGVILGHSHEPLVWRFSISGEEKVLVTLGDWLTYRSYLDYRDGEFHLKYYENDKILDREENVYFSFRGRKMPQKV; encoded by the coding sequence ATGAGGGCGATTTTTCTTTCCGATACACATCTCCGCAAGGATACAGAGGAGAATTACCGGTTTCTTCTGAAATTGTTTCGTGATCTTACAGAGGAGATTCAAAGGGCGGCGGCTTCGGGTGGACAGTCCCTTGATGCCCTGTATCTTATGGGCGATTTTTTTGATTTCTGGTTTTGTAAAGAGGATCGATATTATCCCGGTTTCGACAGGATTATCCAGTCTCTTAAGGAAATAAAAAAATTGGGCGTACAGATACACATATTTGAGGGGAATCACGATTTTTTCCTTGAGGATTTTTTTGCGAACCGTCTGGGCTTTTTTGTCTATCGTGATGACGCGTCAATCGATCTGGACGGACGGCGCTTCTATCTCGCCCACGGTGATCTGGTGGATCAGTCAAACCGCGGCTATTTGCTGTTACGCAAATTTCTGCGGAGTCGTTTCGTCTATACCCTGCAAAAGATACTGCCCTCCCGGCTGCTTTGGCGGATTGCGATGATTACGTCCGAAACCAGCAAGACCATGTGGGCGGAGAGCGGAAAACGCCTGAATGATAAAATGTGCCGATTTGCCCTTGACGTTTGTGCAGGGGGTTATGACGGGGTCATATTGGGACATAGCCATGAACCTCTGGTTTGGCGGTTTTCCATTTCGGGAGAAGAAAAGGTTCTGGTCACGCTTGGTGATTGGCTTACATACCGTTCATACCTGGATTATAGGGATGGGGAATTTCATTTGAAATACTATGAAAATGATAAAATCCTTGATCGAGAAGAGAATGTTTATTTTTCGTTTCGGGGACGGAAAATGCCGCAAAAAGTATAG